The proteins below come from a single Panicum hallii strain FIL2 chromosome 7, PHallii_v3.1, whole genome shotgun sequence genomic window:
- the LOC112900659 gene encoding zinc finger BED domain-containing protein RICESLEEPER 2-like, translated as MLKAAIVYEKVFTRLVDEDMSYVIDLSEVRDGFGHPDETDWENVKKMADFLEHFHDLTVRVSATLHVTSHTFFHEIGEVHLLIQSWLNSTDVVQSAMGRRMKDKFDKYWGFWHTSNSNTIVNDKGRGKGKEKENINLLIFVAGCLDPRYKLSMYTKITIEEIFGEERGQLVWEAIDTCVHELFEEYKKMYGPAEETSDAIDPVASKGGRGGKLKEVIAKRMRLGNASSNNTKSELDKYLAEETEDTEMKIDLLVWWKASEQRFPILSRLARDVLAIPISSVASESAFSTSGRILDDFRSSLTPFMLEALVCTQDWLRWSVPVDIEENIEELTMIEQELIEEFGAKEKGKQQASTSRTHATATGSNSIAAAGTCTS; from the exons ATGCTTAAAGCTGCAATTGTTTATGAGAAAGTGTTCACTAGATTAGTTGATGAAGACATGAGTTATGTTATTGACCTATCTGAAGTAAGGGATGGATTTGGTCACCCAGATGAAACTGATTGGGAAAATGTGAAGAAGATGGCTGATTTTCTAGAACATTTCCATGATCTTACTGTCCGTGTCTCTGCTACACTCCATGTTACTTCACATACATTCTTTCATGAGATTGGAGAAGTACACTTGTTGATTCAATCCTGGTTGAACAGTACAGATGTTGTGCAATCAGCTATGGGCAGGAGAATGAAagataaatttgacaaatattGGGGATTTTGGCACACCAGCAATAGCAATACAATTGTGAATGACAaggggaggggaaagggaaaggagaaggagaacATAAATTTATTGATTTTTGTTGCTGGTTGTCTTGATCCAAGATACAAGTTATCTATGTACACAAAGATAACTATTGAAGAGATATTTGGTGAGGAAAGGGGACAACTAGTTTGGGAAGCAATTGACACTTGTGTTCATGAGTTATTTGAAGAATATAAGAAAATGTATGGTCCAGCTGAAGAGACATCTGATGCAATTGATCCAGTAGCATCAAAGGGAGGTAGAGGGGGCAAACTGAAGGAAGTCATCGCTAAGAGGATGAGACTAGGCAATGCTTCAAGCAACAATACCAAGTCTGAACTTGACAAATATCTTGCTGAAGAAACTGAAGACACCGAAATGAAGATTGACCTTTTAGTGTGGTGGAAGGCATCTGAGCAGAGGTTTCCAATTTTGTCTCGCTTGGCCCGCGATGTTCTTGCTATACCTATCTCATCAGTAGCTTCAGAGTCGGCATTTAGCACAAGTGGACGCATTCTAGATGACTTCCGAAGCTCCCTTACTCCATTCATGCTTGAAGCACTAGTATGTACACAAGATTGGCTAAGATGGTCGGTACCCGTTGACATTGAAGAGAATATCGAGGAATTAACCATGATTGAACAAG AATTAATTGAGGAATTTGGTGCAAAAGAAAAAGGTAAACAACAAGCTTCCACTTCAAGGACACATGCAACGGCAACGGGAAGCAACTCCATTGCTGCTGCTGGGACATGTACATCTTAA
- the LOC112899273 gene encoding calmodulin-binding transcription activator 4-like isoform X1, translating to MSQSFDINVLREEARTRWLKPSEVYYILQNHERFPITHEAPRKPPSGSLFLYNRRVNRYFRRDGHTWRRKKDGRTVGEAHERLKVGNVDALSCYYAHGEQNPCFQRRCFWMLEPAYEHIVLVQYREVAEGRYYSSKLSNGPPESLSSLGYPHAIYGNQYLSSTSGTSEGSESHQSYSNLSSVTEVSSYSGNKEYNKDGGSLLSIPELGQTCLEQTTEVYQADNDNSKNKSGLNVALKKIAEQLSLGDDEDDYIYTNQVQPLGFATNIEATDKKDDNQIKQIQPEGAQKGLGRNIAPSWEDVLHSSSGLPTPSIYQSDVQYQQNSEYHPPGSLDSSDLRIQLSAAKRFLLGPEASIDSPSSNFILRNKKNGGTDILSAHESRLESSLNPDWKTKAPLTFQSNSQGSEITELLFDRGQLEPYSRADTRLTLGQIKQFNIREISPEWAFSYEITKVIITGDFLFDSSNLCWAVMFGDSEVPAEIVQPGVLRCHTPLHSSGKLRVCITSGNREVCSEFKEFEFRSKPTSSGSSDLAPSSRSLKSSEELLFLAKFVRMLLLENGSSEVPDSDPQSGQCPKLRMNEELWDRLIHELNLGCENPLSTVDQIMEELLKSRLQRWLSVKLKGFNGTSSSLSKHDQGIIHLISALGYEWALSSVLSAGVGLNFRDSNGWTALHWAAYFGREKMVAALLAAGASATAVTDPTAQDPVGKTAAFLASERGHTGLAGYLSEVSLTSYLASLTIEESDVSKGSAEIEAERAVESISQRSAQLHGGTEDELSMKDSLAAVRNAAQAAARIQNAFRAFSFRKRQQKTARLRDEYGMTQEDIDELAAASRLYHQAHASSGQFYDKAAVSIQKKYKGWKGRKHFLNMRRNAVKIQAHVRGHQVRKKYRTIVSTVSVLEKVILRWRRKGHGLRGFRAEQQPMVGAVEEDDEEDDDFDDDEAVKVFRRQKVDQAVKEAVSRVLSMVDSTEARMQYRRMLEEFRQASAELGGSQEVTSIFDSDLEILGINNFML from the exons ATGAGTCAGA GTTTTGACATCAACGTGCTTCGTGAGGAAGCAAGGACTAGGTGGTTAAAGCCTTCTGAAGTATACTATATCCTGCAGAATCACGAGAGGTTCCCGATCACCCATGAGGCACCGAGGAAGCCACCCA GTGGTTCACTATTCCTTTACAATCGTCGTGTGAATCGGTATTTCCGAAGAGATGGCCACACATGGCGGAGGAAGAAGGATGGAAGAACTGTTGGGGAGGCTCATGAACGCTTGAAG GTTGGAAATGTCGATGCTCTGAGTTGCTATTATGCTCATGGTGAGCAAAATCCATGTTTCCAGAGGCGGTGTTTCTGGATGTTGGAACC TGCATATGAGCACATTGTGCTGGTACAGTATAGAGAGGTGGCTGAG GGCAGATATTATTCATCAAAGCTGTCGAATGGACCACCAGAATCTCTTTCATCTTTGGGATATCCACATGCCATCTATGGAAACCAATATCTCAGCTCTACTTCTGGCACTAGTGAGGGCAGTGAATCCCATCAGAGCTATTCTAATTTGAGTTCTGTAACTGAAGTAAGTTCCTATTCTGGTAACAAAGAGTACAACAAAGATGGTGGCAGTTTACTAAGCATACCAGAGCTTGGACAGACTTGTCTGGAACAAACTACAGAAGTTTATCAGGCTGATAATGataattcaaaaaataagtctGGGCTTAATGTGGCTTTGAAGAAGATAGCTGAGCAGTTAAGTTTGGGTGACGATGAAGATGACTATATTTACACAAATCAAGTTCAGCCTTTGGGATTCGCTACAAATATTGAGGCTACAGATAAGAAGG ATGACAACCAAATAAAACAAATTCAACCAGAAGGAGCACAAAAAGGTTTAGGCAGGAATATAGCACCATCATGGGAAGATGTGTTGCACTCCAGTTCAGGCTTGCCAACTCCATCTATATACCAG TCAGATGTCCAGTATCAGCAAAATTCAGAATATCATCCACCAGGAAGCCTAGACAGCAGTGATTTGCGCATACAACTTTCTGCTGCTAAAAGATTTCTTTTAGGGCCAGAAGCCTCCATTGACTCGCCATCTTCAAACTTTATTCTGAGGAACAAGAAGAATGGTGGAACTGATATTCTTTCAGCTCATGAGAGTAGGCTTGAAAGCTCTCTGAACCCAGATTGGAAAACAAAAGCACCGTTAACATTTCAAAGCAATTCACAGGGCTCTGAAATAACAGAGTTGTTGTTTGACCGTGGTCAGCTTGAACCCTACTCCAGAGCAGATACAAGACTTACCTTGGGACAGATAAAGCAGTTTAACATTCGTGAGATTTCTCCAGAATGGGCATTCTCCTATGAGATCACTAAG GTCATCATTACGGGAGATTTTCTATTTGATTCGTCAAATTTGTGTTGGGCAGTCATGTTTGGTGACAGCGAGGTACCTGCTGAAATAGTTCAGCCGGGTGTCCTTCGCTGCCACACACCACTGCACAGCAGTGGAAAACTCAGAGTCTGCATTACCTCAGGGAACAGAGAAGTTTGCAGTGAATTCAAAGAATTTGAGTTTCGCTCAAAACCAACCTCTTCTGGTTCCTCAGACCTTGCACCATCTTCTAGATCCCTGAAATCTAGTGAAGAATTATTATTTCTTGCCAAATTTGTTAGAATGCTTTTGTTGGAGAATGGAAGCTCCGAAGTTCCAGATAGTGATCCCCAATCTGGACAGTGTCCAAAACTTAGGATGAATGAAGAGCTCTGGGATAGGTTAATTCATGAACTCAATCTAGGATGTGAAAATCCACTAAGTACAGTTGATCAGATTATGGAGGAACTTCTGAAAAGTAGATTACAACGGTGGTTATCAGTGAAGCTCAAAGGATTCAATGGAACATCTTCTTCTTTGTCCAAGCATGACCAGGGTATCATACACTTAATTTCTGCACTAGGCTATGAGTGGGCACTGTCTTCAGTTCTCAGTGCTGGAGTTGGTCTAAACTTTCGTGATTCAAATGGATGGACTGCACTTCATTGGGCTGCTTATTTTGGAAG GGAAAAGATGGTTGCTGCACTTCTTGCTGCTGGTGCATCAGCAACAGCAGTCACCGATCCTACTGCACAAGACCCAGTTGGCAAAACAGCAGCTTTCCTGGCTTCTGAACGAGGGCATACAGGCCTTGCAGGTTATCTTTCAGAAGTGTCGCTGACTAGCTATCTTGCATCACTTACTATAGAAGAAAGTGATGTTTCAAAAGGATCAGCTGAAATTGAAGCAGAGAGGGCAGTGGAAAGCATATCTCAGAGGAGTGCACAACTGCATGGTGGCACAGAAGATGAGCTCTCAATGAAGGACTCTTTGGCAGCAGTGAGAAACGCAGCTCAAGCAGCAGCTCGCATCCAGAATGCTTTCCGTGCCTTCTCTTTCAGGAAGAGACAGCAAAAGACTGCTCGACTTAGGGATGAATATGGAATGACTCAAGAAGATATAGATGAACTTGCAGCCGCATCAAGATTGTACCACCAAGCTCATGCTTCAAGTGGCCAGTTTTATGATAAAGCGGCTGTTTCAATTCAGAAGAAATACAAAGGTTGGAAAGGGCGCAAACATTTTCTAAACATGAGAAGAAATGCGGTTAAAATACAG GCCCATGTAAGAGGCCATCAAGTGAGGAAGAAATACAGAACAATTGTAAGCACTGTCAGTGTGCTAGAGAAAGTAATACTTAGGTGGCGCCGGAAAGGACATGGCCTACGTGGCTTCCGAGCTGAGCAGCAACCGATGGTTGGAGCAGTAGAGGAGGATGACGAGGAAGACGATGACTTTGATGATGATGAAGCGGTCAAGGTTTTCCGGCGGCAGAAGGTCGATCAGGCTGTAAAGGAGGCTGTGTCAAGAGTGCTGTCCATGGTAGACTCTACTGAAGCAAGGATGCAGTATCGTCGAATGCTTGAGGAGTTTCGCCAAGCATCG GCTGAATTGGGTGGATCGCAGGAAGTAACATCAATATTTGACAGTGATTTGGAAATTTTAGGGATCAACAACTTCATGCTCTGA
- the LOC112899273 gene encoding calmodulin-binding transcription activator 4-like isoform X2, which yields MKGFDINVLREEARTRWLKPSEVYYILQNHERFPITHEAPRKPPSGSLFLYNRRVNRYFRRDGHTWRRKKDGRTVGEAHERLKVGNVDALSCYYAHGEQNPCFQRRCFWMLEPAYEHIVLVQYREVAEGRYYSSKLSNGPPESLSSLGYPHAIYGNQYLSSTSGTSEGSESHQSYSNLSSVTEVSSYSGNKEYNKDGGSLLSIPELGQTCLEQTTEVYQADNDNSKNKSGLNVALKKIAEQLSLGDDEDDYIYTNQVQPLGFATNIEATDKKDDNQIKQIQPEGAQKGLGRNIAPSWEDVLHSSSGLPTPSIYQSDVQYQQNSEYHPPGSLDSSDLRIQLSAAKRFLLGPEASIDSPSSNFILRNKKNGGTDILSAHESRLESSLNPDWKTKAPLTFQSNSQGSEITELLFDRGQLEPYSRADTRLTLGQIKQFNIREISPEWAFSYEITKVIITGDFLFDSSNLCWAVMFGDSEVPAEIVQPGVLRCHTPLHSSGKLRVCITSGNREVCSEFKEFEFRSKPTSSGSSDLAPSSRSLKSSEELLFLAKFVRMLLLENGSSEVPDSDPQSGQCPKLRMNEELWDRLIHELNLGCENPLSTVDQIMEELLKSRLQRWLSVKLKGFNGTSSSLSKHDQGIIHLISALGYEWALSSVLSAGVGLNFRDSNGWTALHWAAYFGREKMVAALLAAGASATAVTDPTAQDPVGKTAAFLASERGHTGLAGYLSEVSLTSYLASLTIEESDVSKGSAEIEAERAVESISQRSAQLHGGTEDELSMKDSLAAVRNAAQAAARIQNAFRAFSFRKRQQKTARLRDEYGMTQEDIDELAAASRLYHQAHASSGQFYDKAAVSIQKKYKGWKGRKHFLNMRRNAVKIQAHVRGHQVRKKYRTIVSTVSVLEKVILRWRRKGHGLRGFRAEQQPMVGAVEEDDEEDDDFDDDEAVKVFRRQKVDQAVKEAVSRVLSMVDSTEARMQYRRMLEEFRQASAELGGSQEVTSIFDSDLEILGINNFML from the exons ATGAAAG GTTTTGACATCAACGTGCTTCGTGAGGAAGCAAGGACTAGGTGGTTAAAGCCTTCTGAAGTATACTATATCCTGCAGAATCACGAGAGGTTCCCGATCACCCATGAGGCACCGAGGAAGCCACCCA GTGGTTCACTATTCCTTTACAATCGTCGTGTGAATCGGTATTTCCGAAGAGATGGCCACACATGGCGGAGGAAGAAGGATGGAAGAACTGTTGGGGAGGCTCATGAACGCTTGAAG GTTGGAAATGTCGATGCTCTGAGTTGCTATTATGCTCATGGTGAGCAAAATCCATGTTTCCAGAGGCGGTGTTTCTGGATGTTGGAACC TGCATATGAGCACATTGTGCTGGTACAGTATAGAGAGGTGGCTGAG GGCAGATATTATTCATCAAAGCTGTCGAATGGACCACCAGAATCTCTTTCATCTTTGGGATATCCACATGCCATCTATGGAAACCAATATCTCAGCTCTACTTCTGGCACTAGTGAGGGCAGTGAATCCCATCAGAGCTATTCTAATTTGAGTTCTGTAACTGAAGTAAGTTCCTATTCTGGTAACAAAGAGTACAACAAAGATGGTGGCAGTTTACTAAGCATACCAGAGCTTGGACAGACTTGTCTGGAACAAACTACAGAAGTTTATCAGGCTGATAATGataattcaaaaaataagtctGGGCTTAATGTGGCTTTGAAGAAGATAGCTGAGCAGTTAAGTTTGGGTGACGATGAAGATGACTATATTTACACAAATCAAGTTCAGCCTTTGGGATTCGCTACAAATATTGAGGCTACAGATAAGAAGG ATGACAACCAAATAAAACAAATTCAACCAGAAGGAGCACAAAAAGGTTTAGGCAGGAATATAGCACCATCATGGGAAGATGTGTTGCACTCCAGTTCAGGCTTGCCAACTCCATCTATATACCAG TCAGATGTCCAGTATCAGCAAAATTCAGAATATCATCCACCAGGAAGCCTAGACAGCAGTGATTTGCGCATACAACTTTCTGCTGCTAAAAGATTTCTTTTAGGGCCAGAAGCCTCCATTGACTCGCCATCTTCAAACTTTATTCTGAGGAACAAGAAGAATGGTGGAACTGATATTCTTTCAGCTCATGAGAGTAGGCTTGAAAGCTCTCTGAACCCAGATTGGAAAACAAAAGCACCGTTAACATTTCAAAGCAATTCACAGGGCTCTGAAATAACAGAGTTGTTGTTTGACCGTGGTCAGCTTGAACCCTACTCCAGAGCAGATACAAGACTTACCTTGGGACAGATAAAGCAGTTTAACATTCGTGAGATTTCTCCAGAATGGGCATTCTCCTATGAGATCACTAAG GTCATCATTACGGGAGATTTTCTATTTGATTCGTCAAATTTGTGTTGGGCAGTCATGTTTGGTGACAGCGAGGTACCTGCTGAAATAGTTCAGCCGGGTGTCCTTCGCTGCCACACACCACTGCACAGCAGTGGAAAACTCAGAGTCTGCATTACCTCAGGGAACAGAGAAGTTTGCAGTGAATTCAAAGAATTTGAGTTTCGCTCAAAACCAACCTCTTCTGGTTCCTCAGACCTTGCACCATCTTCTAGATCCCTGAAATCTAGTGAAGAATTATTATTTCTTGCCAAATTTGTTAGAATGCTTTTGTTGGAGAATGGAAGCTCCGAAGTTCCAGATAGTGATCCCCAATCTGGACAGTGTCCAAAACTTAGGATGAATGAAGAGCTCTGGGATAGGTTAATTCATGAACTCAATCTAGGATGTGAAAATCCACTAAGTACAGTTGATCAGATTATGGAGGAACTTCTGAAAAGTAGATTACAACGGTGGTTATCAGTGAAGCTCAAAGGATTCAATGGAACATCTTCTTCTTTGTCCAAGCATGACCAGGGTATCATACACTTAATTTCTGCACTAGGCTATGAGTGGGCACTGTCTTCAGTTCTCAGTGCTGGAGTTGGTCTAAACTTTCGTGATTCAAATGGATGGACTGCACTTCATTGGGCTGCTTATTTTGGAAG GGAAAAGATGGTTGCTGCACTTCTTGCTGCTGGTGCATCAGCAACAGCAGTCACCGATCCTACTGCACAAGACCCAGTTGGCAAAACAGCAGCTTTCCTGGCTTCTGAACGAGGGCATACAGGCCTTGCAGGTTATCTTTCAGAAGTGTCGCTGACTAGCTATCTTGCATCACTTACTATAGAAGAAAGTGATGTTTCAAAAGGATCAGCTGAAATTGAAGCAGAGAGGGCAGTGGAAAGCATATCTCAGAGGAGTGCACAACTGCATGGTGGCACAGAAGATGAGCTCTCAATGAAGGACTCTTTGGCAGCAGTGAGAAACGCAGCTCAAGCAGCAGCTCGCATCCAGAATGCTTTCCGTGCCTTCTCTTTCAGGAAGAGACAGCAAAAGACTGCTCGACTTAGGGATGAATATGGAATGACTCAAGAAGATATAGATGAACTTGCAGCCGCATCAAGATTGTACCACCAAGCTCATGCTTCAAGTGGCCAGTTTTATGATAAAGCGGCTGTTTCAATTCAGAAGAAATACAAAGGTTGGAAAGGGCGCAAACATTTTCTAAACATGAGAAGAAATGCGGTTAAAATACAG GCCCATGTAAGAGGCCATCAAGTGAGGAAGAAATACAGAACAATTGTAAGCACTGTCAGTGTGCTAGAGAAAGTAATACTTAGGTGGCGCCGGAAAGGACATGGCCTACGTGGCTTCCGAGCTGAGCAGCAACCGATGGTTGGAGCAGTAGAGGAGGATGACGAGGAAGACGATGACTTTGATGATGATGAAGCGGTCAAGGTTTTCCGGCGGCAGAAGGTCGATCAGGCTGTAAAGGAGGCTGTGTCAAGAGTGCTGTCCATGGTAGACTCTACTGAAGCAAGGATGCAGTATCGTCGAATGCTTGAGGAGTTTCGCCAAGCATCG GCTGAATTGGGTGGATCGCAGGAAGTAACATCAATATTTGACAGTGATTTGGAAATTTTAGGGATCAACAACTTCATGCTCTGA
- the LOC112899273 gene encoding calmodulin-binding transcription activator 4-like isoform X3 has protein sequence MSTLCWYSIERWLRYYSSKLSNGPPESLSSLGYPHAIYGNQYLSSTSGTSEGSESHQSYSNLSSVTEVSSYSGNKEYNKDGGSLLSIPELGQTCLEQTTEVYQADNDNSKNKSGLNVALKKIAEQLSLGDDEDDYIYTNQVQPLGFATNIEATDKKDDNQIKQIQPEGAQKGLGRNIAPSWEDVLHSSSGLPTPSIYQSDVQYQQNSEYHPPGSLDSSDLRIQLSAAKRFLLGPEASIDSPSSNFILRNKKNGGTDILSAHESRLESSLNPDWKTKAPLTFQSNSQGSEITELLFDRGQLEPYSRADTRLTLGQIKQFNIREISPEWAFSYEITKVIITGDFLFDSSNLCWAVMFGDSEVPAEIVQPGVLRCHTPLHSSGKLRVCITSGNREVCSEFKEFEFRSKPTSSGSSDLAPSSRSLKSSEELLFLAKFVRMLLLENGSSEVPDSDPQSGQCPKLRMNEELWDRLIHELNLGCENPLSTVDQIMEELLKSRLQRWLSVKLKGFNGTSSSLSKHDQGIIHLISALGYEWALSSVLSAGVGLNFRDSNGWTALHWAAYFGREKMVAALLAAGASATAVTDPTAQDPVGKTAAFLASERGHTGLAGYLSEVSLTSYLASLTIEESDVSKGSAEIEAERAVESISQRSAQLHGGTEDELSMKDSLAAVRNAAQAAARIQNAFRAFSFRKRQQKTARLRDEYGMTQEDIDELAAASRLYHQAHASSGQFYDKAAVSIQKKYKGWKGRKHFLNMRRNAVKIQAHVRGHQVRKKYRTIVSTVSVLEKVILRWRRKGHGLRGFRAEQQPMVGAVEEDDEEDDDFDDDEAVKVFRRQKVDQAVKEAVSRVLSMVDSTEARMQYRRMLEEFRQASAELGGSQEVTSIFDSDLEILGINNFML, from the exons ATGAGCACATTGTGCTGGTACAGTATAGAGAGGTGGCTGAG ATATTATTCATCAAAGCTGTCGAATGGACCACCAGAATCTCTTTCATCTTTGGGATATCCACATGCCATCTATGGAAACCAATATCTCAGCTCTACTTCTGGCACTAGTGAGGGCAGTGAATCCCATCAGAGCTATTCTAATTTGAGTTCTGTAACTGAAGTAAGTTCCTATTCTGGTAACAAAGAGTACAACAAAGATGGTGGCAGTTTACTAAGCATACCAGAGCTTGGACAGACTTGTCTGGAACAAACTACAGAAGTTTATCAGGCTGATAATGataattcaaaaaataagtctGGGCTTAATGTGGCTTTGAAGAAGATAGCTGAGCAGTTAAGTTTGGGTGACGATGAAGATGACTATATTTACACAAATCAAGTTCAGCCTTTGGGATTCGCTACAAATATTGAGGCTACAGATAAGAAGG ATGACAACCAAATAAAACAAATTCAACCAGAAGGAGCACAAAAAGGTTTAGGCAGGAATATAGCACCATCATGGGAAGATGTGTTGCACTCCAGTTCAGGCTTGCCAACTCCATCTATATACCAG TCAGATGTCCAGTATCAGCAAAATTCAGAATATCATCCACCAGGAAGCCTAGACAGCAGTGATTTGCGCATACAACTTTCTGCTGCTAAAAGATTTCTTTTAGGGCCAGAAGCCTCCATTGACTCGCCATCTTCAAACTTTATTCTGAGGAACAAGAAGAATGGTGGAACTGATATTCTTTCAGCTCATGAGAGTAGGCTTGAAAGCTCTCTGAACCCAGATTGGAAAACAAAAGCACCGTTAACATTTCAAAGCAATTCACAGGGCTCTGAAATAACAGAGTTGTTGTTTGACCGTGGTCAGCTTGAACCCTACTCCAGAGCAGATACAAGACTTACCTTGGGACAGATAAAGCAGTTTAACATTCGTGAGATTTCTCCAGAATGGGCATTCTCCTATGAGATCACTAAG GTCATCATTACGGGAGATTTTCTATTTGATTCGTCAAATTTGTGTTGGGCAGTCATGTTTGGTGACAGCGAGGTACCTGCTGAAATAGTTCAGCCGGGTGTCCTTCGCTGCCACACACCACTGCACAGCAGTGGAAAACTCAGAGTCTGCATTACCTCAGGGAACAGAGAAGTTTGCAGTGAATTCAAAGAATTTGAGTTTCGCTCAAAACCAACCTCTTCTGGTTCCTCAGACCTTGCACCATCTTCTAGATCCCTGAAATCTAGTGAAGAATTATTATTTCTTGCCAAATTTGTTAGAATGCTTTTGTTGGAGAATGGAAGCTCCGAAGTTCCAGATAGTGATCCCCAATCTGGACAGTGTCCAAAACTTAGGATGAATGAAGAGCTCTGGGATAGGTTAATTCATGAACTCAATCTAGGATGTGAAAATCCACTAAGTACAGTTGATCAGATTATGGAGGAACTTCTGAAAAGTAGATTACAACGGTGGTTATCAGTGAAGCTCAAAGGATTCAATGGAACATCTTCTTCTTTGTCCAAGCATGACCAGGGTATCATACACTTAATTTCTGCACTAGGCTATGAGTGGGCACTGTCTTCAGTTCTCAGTGCTGGAGTTGGTCTAAACTTTCGTGATTCAAATGGATGGACTGCACTTCATTGGGCTGCTTATTTTGGAAG GGAAAAGATGGTTGCTGCACTTCTTGCTGCTGGTGCATCAGCAACAGCAGTCACCGATCCTACTGCACAAGACCCAGTTGGCAAAACAGCAGCTTTCCTGGCTTCTGAACGAGGGCATACAGGCCTTGCAGGTTATCTTTCAGAAGTGTCGCTGACTAGCTATCTTGCATCACTTACTATAGAAGAAAGTGATGTTTCAAAAGGATCAGCTGAAATTGAAGCAGAGAGGGCAGTGGAAAGCATATCTCAGAGGAGTGCACAACTGCATGGTGGCACAGAAGATGAGCTCTCAATGAAGGACTCTTTGGCAGCAGTGAGAAACGCAGCTCAAGCAGCAGCTCGCATCCAGAATGCTTTCCGTGCCTTCTCTTTCAGGAAGAGACAGCAAAAGACTGCTCGACTTAGGGATGAATATGGAATGACTCAAGAAGATATAGATGAACTTGCAGCCGCATCAAGATTGTACCACCAAGCTCATGCTTCAAGTGGCCAGTTTTATGATAAAGCGGCTGTTTCAATTCAGAAGAAATACAAAGGTTGGAAAGGGCGCAAACATTTTCTAAACATGAGAAGAAATGCGGTTAAAATACAG GCCCATGTAAGAGGCCATCAAGTGAGGAAGAAATACAGAACAATTGTAAGCACTGTCAGTGTGCTAGAGAAAGTAATACTTAGGTGGCGCCGGAAAGGACATGGCCTACGTGGCTTCCGAGCTGAGCAGCAACCGATGGTTGGAGCAGTAGAGGAGGATGACGAGGAAGACGATGACTTTGATGATGATGAAGCGGTCAAGGTTTTCCGGCGGCAGAAGGTCGATCAGGCTGTAAAGGAGGCTGTGTCAAGAGTGCTGTCCATGGTAGACTCTACTGAAGCAAGGATGCAGTATCGTCGAATGCTTGAGGAGTTTCGCCAAGCATCG GCTGAATTGGGTGGATCGCAGGAAGTAACATCAATATTTGACAGTGATTTGGAAATTTTAGGGATCAACAACTTCATGCTCTGA